One Engystomops pustulosus chromosome 7, aEngPut4.maternal, whole genome shotgun sequence DNA window includes the following coding sequences:
- the LOC140071155 gene encoding protein phosphatase 1 regulatory subunit 12A-like isoform X5: protein MLRDARRWLNNGKCDDVRHPTTGATPLHVAAAKGYTEVIRLLLQLGFDVDARDLDGWTPLHAAAHWGQQDSCRLLCEALCDMEAINKVGQSPVDVADDSLESFLEEMKKKQSALRLEKMKNAPQIMSQTSPPNQNAAGRTRRSSISRLSSQEKVALRVQDKERRTQPITSTVPTTQPIASSSDESGSDAESEKVKAQERINNLNNQLRNLSTTATKKTTTVPEPEKTEPSSGSWRASLRKTGSSGTLSSSTTSEEGRRAALPKSASSSQLADREKTGSELRLARVPPSQKLSSNQENVRESQFSRGSYTRQRNDGDEGLNSFRRQREPLTSKTEPSLTRREPLTTKLETTGTSGSTLSSKVDTNVSAPNSFRRTTETANATSTNSEPTTTITETKERRRSYLTPVRDEEAEAQRKARSRHARQSRRSTQGVTLTDLKEAEKVLKGQQENKEEVANAAKPQEEESKDNQTKPRSSRAASDDGAEVSWRSRIASLQKSDLLGITTPDPTPTSSGSHRRAAGHSLESKEMQKSQEDEKESDERGGRNKAGVRDRRRPRGKRRSTGVPLTTRDSDGEESEEDDGSEESPQTQVDGLSSRADTVSNAHNASRVEAAIAAEHRDTKDFKKLYEDLMRDNGRLRSQLLNTQNLVNETKAELERVNQRQERGVDRSFLIDTEKKEKQILERRVSELQDELKVLGDLKADNQRLKDENGALIRVISKLSK from the exons atgTTACGAGATGCTCGGCGCTGGCTAAATAATGGAAAATGCGATGATGTTCGTCATCCTACCACTGGGGCCACTCCTTTACATGTAGCAGCTGCCAAGGGCTATACTGAAGTCATAAG GCTGCTCCTGCAATTGGGGTTTGACGTGGATGCCCGAGACTTAGATGGTTGGACTCCTCTGCACGCGGCCGCTCACTGGGGCCAACAGGATTCATGCCGTCTCCTGTGTGAGGCACTCTGTGACATGGAAGCTATCAACAAAGTG gGCCAGTCGCCAGTTGATGTTGCAGACGATAGTTTAGAGTCTTTTCTTGAAGAGATGAAGAAGAAGCAGAGCGCG TTACGCCTGGAGAAGATGAAGAATGCTCCGCAGATAATGTCTCAGACAAGTCCTCCGAATCAAAATGCTGCAGGCAGGACACGGAG GAGTTCTATTTCTCGTCTGAGCAGCCAGGAGAAGGTTGCACTTCGTGTGCAGGACAAAGAGCGCAGGACACAACCCATCACTTCCACAGTACCTACCACGCAGCCCATTGCTTCCAGTTCTGATGAGTCTGGTTCTGATGCTGAGTCCg AAAAAGTCAAAGCCCAAGAAAGAATTAATAATCTGAACAACCAGTTACGTAACCTTTCAACGACTGCGACGAAGAAG ACCACCACTGTACCGGAGCCTGAGAAAACTGAGCCGTCCTCCGGCTCATGGCGAGCCTCCTTGAGGAAGACTGGTAGTTCTGGCACACTGAGCTCTAGCACCACCTCTGAAGAAGGCAGGAGGGCAGCACTACCTAAATCTGCCTCCAGCTCCCAGCTAGCGGACCGA GAGAAGACTGGGTCAGAGCTCCGCTTAGCTCGTGTGCCTCCAAGTCAGAAACTGTCTAGTAACCAGGAAAATGTGAG ggaatctcaGTTTAGCCGTGGATCGTATACCCGTCAACGTAATGATGGAGACGAAGGACTAAACTCATTCCGTAGACAGAGGGAACCTCTGACATCAAAGACTGAACCCTCCCTGACAAGAAGAGAACCGTTAACAACCAAACTAGAAACTACAGGAACAAGTGGAAGCACTTTGTCTTCTAAAGTAGATACCAATGTGTCAGCACCAAATTCATTTAGAAG GACTACTGAGACTGCAAATGCAACAAGTACCAACTCGGAGCCAACAACAACCATTACGGAGACCAAAGAGCGGCGCAG GTCTTACTTGACCCCTGTAAGGGATGAAGAGGCTGAAGCTCAGCGAAAGGCGAGGTCTCGACATGCACGGCAGTCTCGCCGATCCACTCAG GGAGTGACTCTCACAGATCTGAAAGAGGCCGAAAAAGTCCTCAAAGGACAACAAGAAAACAAAGAAGAAGTAGCCAACGCGGCGAAGCCTCAAGAAGAGGAGAGCAAAGATAACCAGACGAAGCCAAGGAGCAGCCGGGCCGCCAGTGATGATGGG GCAGAGGTGAGCTGGAGATCCAGGATTGCCAGTTTGCAAAAATCTGATCTTTTAGGAATAACCACTCCAGATCCAACTCCAACATCCTCAGGTTCACACAgacgagcagcaggacacagtttAGAGAGCAAAG AGATGCAAAAGTCCCAAGAGGATGAGAAGGAAAGTGACGAGCGAGGTGGTAGAAACAAAGCAGGGGTGCGGGATCGGAGGAGGCCTCGAGGGAAGAGGAGATCCACTGGAGTTCCACTGACCACTAGAGAT AGTGATGGCGAAGAATCTGAGGAAGACGATGGGTCAGAGGAAAGTCCGCAAACTCAG GTAGATGGACTCAGCTCTAG GGCGGATACAGTTTCCAATGCGCACAACGCAAGCCGGGTAGAAGCAGCCATCGCGGCTGAACACAGGGACACAAAAGATTTCAAAAAA CTTTATGAAGACTTGATGAGAGACAATGGACGACTTCGTTCTCAGCTGCTAAACACCCAAAACTTGGTAAATGAGACAAAAGCCGAGTTGGAAAGAGTCAACCAG agaCAGGAAAGAGGCGTTGACAGATCGTTTCTGATTGATACAGAAAAAAAG GAGAAGCAAATTTTGGAGCGTAGGGTATCTGAACTTCAGGACGAGCTGAAG GTTCTTGGGGATCTGAAGGCTGACAACCAACGCTTGAAGGATGAGAATGGAGCCTTAATCCGAGTTATTAGTAAGCTATCCAAATAG